The region GTCTTTATGACCATGTCCGTGATCGGCCCGCGCGAGCGTTCGCCCTTGAGGACGATGTGGCCGTATGCGGGCAGCCCCTTGAGCATTTTGACGGTCCAGTTCAGCCCGTTGTTGGACTCGTTCAGGTAGGGGTTGTCGACCTGGCGCGTGTCCCCAAGGCAGATGCATTTCACGTTTTCGCCCATGCGGGTCAAAAGCGCCCTTGTCTCCGTGCGTGAGAGGTTCTGCATCTCGTCGACGATGACCACCGCATTTTCGAGGTTCATGCCCCGGATGAAGGCGATGGGCAGAATTTCGAACCGCTTGGGATTGTACCTGAAATTGCCGCCCTCGCTGTCGGCGAAGATTCGGTTGGCCGGACGCAGGTCGTGCAGCTTCATGAGCAGATCGCCGATATAGCGCACGTAAGGAGCCATCTTCTCCTCAAGATCGCCGGGCAGATAGCCGAGCTTGGCGCCTATCTCAATGACGGGCTTGACGAGATAGATCTTGCGGTACGGATTGTCCTTCTTCTCAAGAGCCATGTACAGGGCCGCGGCCAGGGCCAGGAAGGTCTTGCCGTATCCGGCTTCGGACTGGATGGTGACCAGATTCACGGCATCGTCGAGCAGAAGCTCCAGCGCCAGGTTCTGATAGACGTTGCGCGGCCGCACGTTCCAGACGTTGTGCTGAAAGTCGACGAAGCGGGGCCCGGAAGTGGCGTGCATGTATGGCTGGCCGCCAATCCAGGCGAAGCTGTTGGGAAAAGAGGGCTCGCCCTCACGCACAAAACCGGTGTAGGACTGTGATTCGGAACGGAACGGATTGGAATCGCGATAGCCTTCGCTGGCGATGGAGTGAATGCGGGCCTTGAGCTGAAGGATACGGTCGTTGGTGACCAGAATGGGCGCATCCACGCCGCTGTCTTTGAGCTCGTCGAGGATCAGGTCATCGCCGCTCTTGCTCTCCGCGTCCGTGAACACACGGGGCGGAAGGAACAAGACATCCGGGTCGTCCTGCAGGGCGGCAATGGCCTGGGCCACGATATGGGCCACACGCGGCTCGCGCTTGAGCTTGTCCAGCTCTCGCAGCACGGTGTACGGCAGGATGACCCGGTTCTCCTGGCCGTTGCGCAGAGCGCGGATGCATTGGGGGTTGTCAATGAGCACATTGGTATCAAGTACGTAATTCTTCTGCATGGACGGCTCAATCCTTAGGGACCTGTGGTCCCGGTCCGGACCATTGACGGGAGAAGGCGGCCGATCAGACTGCTGCCAGAACCCCGTCCCCAAGTCCGGTACGCCCGAATTCGCCGGGATGCCTGTCGATCATCTCCTGGCACTCTATGCAGAAGAGCGCGCTCGGTATGGCCAGGAGCCTGCGGTCGGCAATATGCTCACCGCACATTTCGCAGATCCCGTAGGAATCGTTGTCGATGGCCTTGAGGGCGATGGTGATGTCCTTGAGCAGCTTAACATTGCGATTGTAGCGTATCATGTTCCAGTCCTGGGAGGAAGCGGAACTGGCCTGATCGGCCAGGTCTGGCTCAAGCGCCCTGTTCTGGCTCATGGCTTCTCGCAACACCTCGTTTTCCTTTTCGATCTTCCTGAATTTTTCCCGCAGCTGAAGCTCGATTCCCTGATGGATATGACAGACACGCGACATGGAGACCTCCATTGTGTGTGGCAAGCCGGTCCATCCGGAACACCCGAACCCAGCCTCTTGCCGTTGAAGCACACTAGGGCCGGCGTGTTGCGTGTCGGAGACGAAGGCGAGAAGGTTTCATGACAGAATCAGCGGCCCGCATCCGCCGCAAGACGGTCAGCGATGAGGCGCTCCAGGGCGGGATCATCCTGCAGGGTGGGCTGGATCACAAATTCGACCCCGGAAAATTCACCCCGCAAGGCGGCTATCATTTCCGGAATGTCCTGTTCGATATGCACGCCGTTGTAGAGAAAATACTGCATGACCACGATCCTGTCGCAGCCCTGCGCCACAAGTTCCCGCACCTGATCGGCCAGGGTCGGCTCGCCCAGGGAGAAAAAGGCCGGAAGAACCGGCACGCCCCGGATTCGGCTCGCAACCCGCTCCACCATGGCCGTGAACTGCAAGGAAACCTCCTTGCGCCTGCTGCCGTGCCCGAGCACGATCATTCCCGTTTTATGCACGCACCCTCCCCAAAAGATGAAAAAAGGCCCCCCACTCGTGGCAGGCGGCCCTGGAACCGACGATCCCTTCTATCCTAATGC is a window of Deltaproteobacteria bacterium HGW-Deltaproteobacteria-18 DNA encoding:
- a CDS encoding phosphate starvation-inducible protein PhoH; translated protein: MQKNYVLDTNVLIDNPQCIRALRNGQENRVILPYTVLRELDKLKREPRVAHIVAQAIAALQDDPDVLFLPPRVFTDAESKSGDDLILDELKDSGVDAPILVTNDRILQLKARIHSIASEGYRDSNPFRSESQSYTGFVREGEPSFPNSFAWIGGQPYMHATSGPRFVDFQHNVWNVRPRNVYQNLALELLLDDAVNLVTIQSEAGYGKTFLALAAALYMALEKKDNPYRKIYLVKPVIEIGAKLGYLPGDLEEKMAPYVRYIGDLLMKLHDLRPANRIFADSEGGNFRYNPKRFEILPIAFIRGMNLENAVVIVDEMQNLSRTETRALLTRMGENVKCICLGDTRQVDNPYLNESNNGLNWTVKMLKGLPAYGHIVLKGERSRGPITDMVIKTGL
- a CDS encoding RNA polymerase-binding protein DksA, whose translation is MEVSMSRVCHIHQGIELQLREKFRKIEKENEVLREAMSQNRALEPDLADQASSASSQDWNMIRYNRNVKLLKDITIALKAIDNDSYGICEMCGEHIADRRLLAIPSALFCIECQEMIDRHPGEFGRTGLGDGVLAAV